The following nucleotide sequence is from Solanum dulcamara chromosome 7, daSolDulc1.2, whole genome shotgun sequence.
TCCATTtattaaaacatatatatatatatatcttccaAGAGGCGTTTTTCTTTGAAGGTTCACCAAGAAATTCCAAAGAAATCGgtctctctagtttcttcttgATCACGTGTTTAATTTGTGTTCTTCTCaactactatatatatatatatatatatatatatatatatatatagtatacaATTTCTACTTGGATTATTGGATCATTGAAACATTTTGGTCAAAATTGTAAGATCCATGATGATTTGAAACatattctattatttttcttttccttttctcgATTCTTAGTTAGGAAGTGaattatttatgaatttaaaaCTATTATAACTAGTTACACATTTAGTAGCAGTTTAGTTGTAACAAAATTGAGTACACCAAGTATGGTGTTTGGTTACTAGTTTACAATTTGAACGCTAGTAGGAGTAAAGTGTTGTCTTGCTTTGCGAAGGTTTAGTGCTTTTCATAGGACTAGTTCTTGCCATATGGTTGTTTATTGTATTTTGATTATCATATcaattttttgttgttattgtttctcTCTTGTTGACTGTACActgattttctttttaaatgatatgttttcttcattattttcttcttcttatactTGGGTTTTATAGTACACTTGAACCGAgagtctttcggaaatagcATCTCTACTTCCACGAGGTAATGGTaagcgtacactctaccctccccaaatctcattttgtgagatttcactgaaTATGATATTGTTGGTGTTGTATCAACTACGAATCagtttatgtattattttatgcaagacaaaaaataaaataactaatacatgaataattaaACCTTGGATAACTAATCTCCTTCATTACTAATATTTGCATAAGTATAACTAGAGAACAAACCCACCCTTTGGGATTTTTAACAATTTTGTTAAAGTTGCATAGAGTTGTGTTGTAGAATGATGTCACAAAAAATGACTGAACATAGTATATAAAATGCTATCTccacaaaattaaaataatgctCTGAGGAAAAATAGTTCatgtccaaaaaaaaaaaaaaaaagatttacaTAATTGAACATGCATTTGCATTCTCATCACTAAACATTGTATATAACATGCTATCTCCACAATATCCAATAATTAAAGCATCAGCAATTTCTCTCGGATTCTGTTTTAATTGTAAATCcccttctttttcttcactCTTTTTCTTATTGTCTTCTTTTTTAGTCACCATTTCCACTTTCTTCCCTGTcttcttcttaagtttcttcaACACTTTATCTGCATTGATTCGACCCTTTACAACCACTCTGTGTTTATTCATATCCGTCATGAATTCTTCAACCCCTAAAAAGAACAAACAGAAAAAATATTGTCGCGTTTGTGTCAGATTCTAAAAAATGCACTATCCTACACAAGTACACATATCCATCAGTATTTTTGAAGAATCTGAGAAATATAGCTTGAAAATCAAAGTTTGATACAAAAATAGTTCAAATTAGTTAAAGAGGGAAGAGAGAGTTACCTTTGATTTTGGATATGATTTTGGCAATTTGTTTTTCGCATCCTTGGCAATACattgaaattttaaattctgCTTCCACAacctatatatataaatcaatcAAAATTCTATATCgagaaaaagataaaagttaatataacaaaaaataaagaagaggaattatatttttgagtttaCTTCGTCtggtttctttttcttcttttctcccATTGCACATTGAAACCTTTAAAATCCAAAAGTCGGTTACAGCAGTTATTCTGATATTCcactatttttattaataacGAAAAGTCGCAACCGGTTGAGTTTTATATAATagcttttttattatttcttctcAGAacaattttatatttctttttattcgGTGATATTTAATTTTTCCCTTCTAGTTTAAATTacaaataattaacaaattttagaattttaagtaccttcttttttttttttaatttgtaattTGATACGTTTATTTCTTATCCGTAACACTAAATTCTTTAATCATCTTCTATATATTAAGCAGGCATTATACAATGAATGAATACACGGACTGTTACACTATGAATATAACAATACTATAAGAATATGTAATGACTACCAActtttaagggcatttttatCTTTAAATACTCGTATAAAAAAATCTAACGCACCTATTTTCCTAGTCGTGAAGTTCACATCGTAAAATTTAAAACTTGAGTTCTCATAGAGTATCAATATAGCCAATATAATTCCACAAGTAAAGTCTAGAAGGGAAGAGGCGCATACAACCTTATCTCACAAGATGAGGGTAAAAAAGTGGTTTCTAATAGACCCTATTTCCGATACACACTAAATACTAATTATTTTGTGAAAGGTAGGAAAAGTTTTGTATGTTTATGTTTAACATGCATCGTTTGTTCTGATAGTGTCTGCATAAGAAAATTTTCTGTAAAGTTGTACATGAAATAAGGAAAGGAAGCAAAGTGCTTGAGGAAAAGCAAATTCAGGAGTCAAAGAGAGAGAACGTAAATGAGAAATTCGACTTTACATAAGCAAAATATTACCACTAAACAATATTTTATATTGGCCTGGATCAGTAAACAACCAAAAACATTCTCAACCTAGATCAATACCaatatacaaaaagaaaatactTGCGCAGCATAAATCACATGCCTATTTCGAATTCTCGGCATCAGTAGGCAGCGGAGCAAGAACCTGAAGTCTGCACTACAAAGGATTCAAAAAATTTATGGTGTTATAGCATCAGAGCACATATAAATTTTGTACTCTAAATTCGAGGGAGTGGGAAAAAATAATAGTATACTGATTCTGTATCCAGTTAGGATCCTCACCACCATCAACCCCCCAATTTCTCCAGTTTGAGGGAACAGAAAGGGTCTCCATACACCCTACCCTCTCAAGACCCTACTTATGGAATCACACTGGATATGTTATTGTATATCAAGAGATGTGATCATGGATATGTGATGCTTTACCTAAAAGGTGTTTAGTGAGAAGACAAAACTAAAGTAATGTCACATATCTCAAGAAACATTTCTCATGACCGCCAAGACATTGAGAaaagaaaactgaaaaaatgCCATAAAACCCTTGTTCTACAATTCAGTGCACCAACTTTGAATGACCAAGTCACCCTACCACTAGAACTAGCAGAAATACTAGATTCTCCAGGATACTGTGGCATAATCCCCATAGCAGTTTCTGCTAGCACCAGGTATAATATTCCAATCTAGTTAAGCCACAAAATGTTACATTATGTTGCCTATTCTTTAATGCATGCTTATCTGTCAAATATTTCACCGATAACACTCAGATTTTTAACTCTCCTCATAATATTTGCACTTCCTGGATGCTTATGGAAAGCAATAGCATTCTTTCTTGTTATGGAAAAACTCATACTTCTCTGACACTTGAAGCCATTGATCAATTGTACACTCCTACAATGAAGTACGTCCAAGAGATAACTTACTTCTTCTGATAAGAAAcaatttcattttactttttcTTCAGTAAGTAAATCATTTATCCCATGTAATGGAAGTCAAAAATGACACTAGTTTAAAAGAAACATTGATATAACTATTTTACAATAACTTCTTTGTGGGCTTTATATGACAGTATGACATTCCACACTAAAGCAATGAAATTAGCCGCAAGGACCTGCAATCAAAGGAGAAAGAATTGAGAACAATCAAGTTGGTTACTGTAGTATTATCATGTGAAAGAATCTGAACGCAGCAAATAAACTACAAATACTAATTCTAAACAGACATCTTGTTACAATTAGAATATCAACGGATGTCAACACATGAGTACATGACTACAACTTATATGTAACCTTAGCATGTGAATGCATTCACAATAATCAGACTGATCGAAGAAGTTCAGGAGTCAAGTTCTTTGCATATCGCTAAAACAACCAACCGAATCCGGAATCTCTGAATCTGTGGGTTAGTGGAGTCTGCACAC
It contains:
- the LOC129895677 gene encoding heavy metal-associated isoprenylated plant protein 19-like → MGEKKKKKPDEVVEAEFKISMYCQGCEKQIAKIISKIKGVEEFMTDMNKHRVVVKGRINADKVLKKLKKKTGKKVEMVTKKEDNKKKSEEKEGDLQLKQNPREIADALIIGYCGDSMLYTMFSDENANACSIM